From Larus michahellis chromosome 8, bLarMic1.1, whole genome shotgun sequence, one genomic window encodes:
- the NPHS2 gene encoding podocin isoform X2, with protein MDKRSRSSSRESHRRRRESPVTQSKREKKESSREGGKGRGDIKQEKAKEIKSTTGTDGRVHTSTVVDVDDVISDEEMEAMALLDSEQQEEGVNSPGLGICEWLLTILSFLFIIMTFPISVWFCMKVVREYERAIVFRLGHLLPGRARGPGLFFFLPCLDTYHKIDLRLKTLEIPFHQVALDAVTGCWGIKVERTEINNVQLPAEVRQSLAVEAEAQRQAKVRVIAAEAEKAASESLRMAAEILSSAPAAAQLRYLHALHSLTAEKPPAFILPLPLDAMNLVSPATHSPPAVSSLLTATTKLPESSEDKKDSPML; from the exons ATGGATAAGAGGTCTCGGAGCTCTTCTAGGGAGTCTCATAGGAGACGTAGAGAGTCCCCAGTTACACAGAGCAAACGAGAGaagaaggagagcagcagagaaggtgGCAAAGGAAGGGGAGACATAAagcaggagaaagcaaaggagatCAAGAGCACCACAGGGACTGACGGTAGGGTGCACACATCCACGGTGGTGGATGTGGATGATGTGATATCTGATGAAGAAATGGAGGCAATGGCGTTGCTGGACAGCGAGCAGCAAGAGGAAG GTGTAAACTCTCCGGGTCTGGGCATCTGTGAGTGGCTTCTGACCATCTTGTCTTTCCTGTTCATCATAATGACCTTCCCCATTTCTGTCTGGTTCTGCATGAAG GTGGTGCGGGAGTATGAGAGAGCCATTGTTTTCCGACTTGGGCATCTCCTTCCTGGCAGAGCCAGAGGACCTG gccttttctttttccttccctgcctggaCACATATCACAAGATAGACCTCCGCCTCAAAACCCTAGAGATCCCCTTCCATCAG GTGGCTTTGGATGCGGTCACGGGCTGCTGGGGGATCAAAGTAGAGAGAACAGAAAT CAACAACGTGCAGCTGCCTGCTGAAGTCCGGCAGTCCCTGGCTGTGGAAGCTGAGGCCCAGAGACAGGCCAAAGTGCGG GTGATCGCTGCTGAGGCAGAAAAGGCTGCTTCTGAGTCCCTGCGGATGGCAGCTGAGATCCTGTCCAgtgcccctgctgctgctcagctccgTTACCTCCATGCTCTGCACTCCCTTACTGCAGAGAAACCTCCTGCTTTCATCTTGCCCTTGCCTTTGGATGCCATGAACTTGGTCTCTCCGGCTACCCACAGTCCTCCGGCAGTGAGCAGCCTCCTCACAGCTACCACAAAGCTCCCAGAAAGCTCGGAAGACAAGAAGGACTCACCCATGCTCTAA
- the NPHS2 gene encoding podocin isoform X1: MRMDKRSRSSSRESHRRRRESPVTQSKREKKESSREGGKGRGDIKQEKAKEIKSTTGTDGRVHTSTVVDVDDVISDEEMEAMALLDSEQQEEGVNSPGLGICEWLLTILSFLFIIMTFPISVWFCMKVVREYERAIVFRLGHLLPGRARGPGLFFFLPCLDTYHKIDLRLKTLEIPFHQVVTKDMVTLEIDAVCYYRLENASLLLTTLTSISSAIQLLVQTTTKRLLAHRAFSELLLERKSISQEIKVALDAVTGCWGIKVERTEINNVQLPAEVRQSLAVEAEAQRQAKVRVIAAEAEKAASESLRMAAEILSSAPAAAQLRYLHALHSLTAEKPPAFILPLPLDAMNLVSPATHSPPAVSSLLTATTKLPESSEDKKDSPML; this comes from the exons ATGAGGATGGATAAGAGGTCTCGGAGCTCTTCTAGGGAGTCTCATAGGAGACGTAGAGAGTCCCCAGTTACACAGAGCAAACGAGAGaagaaggagagcagcagagaaggtgGCAAAGGAAGGGGAGACATAAagcaggagaaagcaaaggagatCAAGAGCACCACAGGGACTGACGGTAGGGTGCACACATCCACGGTGGTGGATGTGGATGATGTGATATCTGATGAAGAAATGGAGGCAATGGCGTTGCTGGACAGCGAGCAGCAAGAGGAAG GTGTAAACTCTCCGGGTCTGGGCATCTGTGAGTGGCTTCTGACCATCTTGTCTTTCCTGTTCATCATAATGACCTTCCCCATTTCTGTCTGGTTCTGCATGAAG GTGGTGCGGGAGTATGAGAGAGCCATTGTTTTCCGACTTGGGCATCTCCTTCCTGGCAGAGCCAGAGGACCTG gccttttctttttccttccctgcctggaCACATATCACAAGATAGACCTCCGCCTCAAAACCCTAGAGATCCCCTTCCATCAG GTGGTGACCAAAGACATGGTTACCTTGGAGATAGATGCTGTCTGCTACTACCGGTTGGAGAATGCCTCTCTTCTCCTCACCACCCTGACCAGCATCTCCAGTGCCATCCAGCTGCTGGTGCAGACCACCACGAAACGCCTCCTGGCACATCGAGCCTTCTCTGAACTTCTGTTGGAGAGGAAGAGCATCAGTCAGGAGATAAAG GTGGCTTTGGATGCGGTCACGGGCTGCTGGGGGATCAAAGTAGAGAGAACAGAAAT CAACAACGTGCAGCTGCCTGCTGAAGTCCGGCAGTCCCTGGCTGTGGAAGCTGAGGCCCAGAGACAGGCCAAAGTGCGG GTGATCGCTGCTGAGGCAGAAAAGGCTGCTTCTGAGTCCCTGCGGATGGCAGCTGAGATCCTGTCCAgtgcccctgctgctgctcagctccgTTACCTCCATGCTCTGCACTCCCTTACTGCAGAGAAACCTCCTGCTTTCATCTTGCCCTTGCCTTTGGATGCCATGAACTTGGTCTCTCCGGCTACCCACAGTCCTCCGGCAGTGAGCAGCCTCCTCACAGCTACCACAAAGCTCCCAGAAAGCTCGGAAGACAAGAAGGACTCACCCATGCTCTAA